One region of Bacillota bacterium genomic DNA includes:
- a CDS encoding 2-hydroxyacyl-CoA dehydratase encodes MRPRIMETFEGLRQQNVLTVKEAKETGKKIVGMYCVFSPQELVVAAGAMPVTLCGTKQDPIPAAEKVLPRNLCPLIKSSYGFAITDTCPYFHFADLVIAETTCDGKKKMYELMQRIKPMHVLSLPQGGGENELKWWRNELNRLKERLEEEFAVSITEEKIRAAIALVNEERRVMKELHALNRLRPAPLSGRDLLLALWMKGFNVNKEDGIALIRQLIAEVKEIIASKQSPFQPDTPRILITGCPIGIGSEKVIQIVEDSGGAVVGLENCSGYRSLHTLVDEDPDKDPLLALAEKYLQTPCSCLSPNPGRLELLTELIRDYAVDGVIDLTWQACHTFNIESFLVREHVKDKLGIPFLQIETDYSTADIQSLKLRISAFLEMIKSSS; translated from the coding sequence ATGCGACCACGAATAATGGAGACCTTTGAAGGATTACGGCAGCAAAACGTGCTCACCGTTAAAGAAGCTAAGGAAACGGGCAAAAAAATTGTGGGGATGTATTGCGTTTTTTCGCCGCAGGAACTGGTCGTGGCGGCCGGGGCGATGCCGGTAACCCTTTGCGGAACGAAACAAGACCCGATTCCCGCTGCGGAAAAAGTCCTTCCCCGCAACCTGTGCCCATTGATCAAGTCGAGTTACGGGTTTGCCATTACCGATACCTGCCCGTATTTTCATTTTGCTGACCTGGTAATTGCTGAGACGACGTGTGACGGCAAAAAGAAAATGTATGAACTGATGCAGCGAATCAAGCCCATGCACGTGCTGAGCTTGCCCCAGGGTGGAGGGGAAAATGAACTCAAATGGTGGCGGAACGAACTGAATCGCCTGAAGGAACGGTTGGAAGAAGAGTTCGCCGTGTCGATCACCGAGGAAAAAATCCGGGCCGCGATTGCCCTGGTTAACGAAGAGCGGCGGGTGATGAAGGAACTTCACGCGCTCAACCGTCTCCGGCCGGCTCCACTTTCTGGGCGGGATTTGTTACTGGCGCTTTGGATGAAGGGGTTTAATGTCAACAAAGAAGACGGTATTGCCTTGATCCGTCAGCTAATTGCAGAGGTGAAAGAAATCATCGCCAGTAAGCAATCTCCGTTCCAACCAGATACGCCGCGGATCCTGATCACCGGTTGTCCGATAGGAATTGGTTCGGAAAAGGTTATCCAGATTGTAGAAGATAGTGGAGGAGCGGTGGTGGGTTTGGAAAACTGTTCTGGGTACCGAAGCCTGCATACGTTGGTTGATGAGGACCCCGATAAGGATCCACTCTTAGCACTGGCGGAGAAATATTTGCAGACTCCCTGTTCGTGTCTGTCTCCTAACCCGGGACGGTTAGAGTTACTGACCGAATTGATTCGTGATTATGCGGTAGACGGCGTAATTGATCTGACCTGGCAGGCTTGCCATACTTTCAATATTGAATCATTCCTGGTACGAGAGCATGTGAAAGACAAGCTGGGTATCCCGTTCCTGCAGATTGAAACGGATTACTCTACTGCTGACATCCAAAGTTTA
- the murJ gene encoding murein biosynthesis integral membrane protein MurJ, which produces MTKRQILQAAGLVMAVSVIGRLLGFVREQVIAAKFGTTQVTDAYLVAFTIPNLLYVLIGGALATAFIPVFTAYLKKNEDEAWEMASTLINATVLVMSGLCLIGILTAPYLVRLIAPGFDLNQEQLTSFLTRLMFPTIVFYSLSLLIGGILNAYQHFAAPAFISVAYSTTVIASIFLLAGRYGIIGLALGTVVATAVQVLIQIPALRRRPGKYRLLSLNLAHPGARQVGRLILPVMIGTAANQIYVAVNNFLASGLIAGSIAALNFGNKLVLLPFNLFVMAIKTAIFPTMSTEAAGSDLNSLGRTTELGIKLVAIFTIPASVGLFVLARPIVRLLFEHGAFNARSTEMTAQALMFLAIGLFAMSEFNLIDLVYFALQDTRTPVKCSITAVIFNIILSIILVKPLQLVGLALSNSLASILNMLLVYWLLTPRLPSLKSRGLLMSLAKILAASLVMGAVTYLTALGLETRLDLAYTSHRAVQVGAAIIVGVASYGIALFVFRLDEAFTMLNYFRRKLLVRSQ; this is translated from the coding sequence ATGACGAAGCGACAGATCCTCCAGGCCGCCGGCCTGGTGATGGCCGTTAGTGTGATTGGACGTTTGTTGGGTTTTGTGCGGGAACAGGTGATCGCCGCCAAATTTGGCACGACCCAGGTCACAGATGCCTATCTGGTAGCGTTCACCATTCCCAACCTATTGTATGTGCTGATTGGTGGAGCGCTGGCAACGGCCTTTATTCCAGTCTTTACGGCTTACCTGAAGAAAAACGAAGATGAAGCCTGGGAGATGGCCAGCACCCTGATTAACGCGACGGTCCTGGTCATGTCGGGGTTATGTTTGATTGGTATTTTGACTGCGCCGTATCTGGTGCGGCTGATTGCGCCTGGTTTTGACTTAAATCAGGAGCAGTTAACGTCATTTTTAACCAGGCTTATGTTTCCTACGATTGTTTTTTATTCACTAAGTCTATTGATAGGAGGGATCCTGAACGCCTATCAGCATTTTGCTGCTCCTGCTTTTATTTCCGTTGCCTACAGCACCACGGTGATTGCGTCTATTTTTCTTTTAGCTGGTCGTTATGGCATTATTGGGCTGGCTTTGGGTACTGTGGTGGCTACTGCTGTTCAGGTATTAATCCAAATACCGGCCCTGCGCAGGCGGCCGGGAAAGTACCGATTGTTGTCCTTAAATCTGGCTCATCCTGGAGCCCGACAGGTTGGTCGACTGATCCTCCCGGTTATGATCGGTACTGCTGCCAACCAGATCTACGTTGCGGTCAATAACTTCCTGGCTTCAGGTTTGATTGCTGGAAGTATCGCTGCGCTAAATTTTGGGAACAAACTGGTGCTGTTACCGTTCAATCTCTTTGTGATGGCGATTAAAACGGCGATTTTTCCCACCATGTCTACTGAAGCCGCGGGCAGTGATCTGAACAGCCTGGGGAGAACGACCGAGCTGGGTATTAAACTGGTAGCCATTTTCACTATCCCAGCCTCTGTGGGTTTATTTGTTCTGGCCAGACCGATCGTGCGGCTCTTGTTTGAACACGGTGCCTTTAATGCGCGCTCAACAGAGATGACTGCGCAGGCCTTGATGTTTCTGGCAATTGGTTTATTTGCCATGAGCGAGTTTAACCTGATTGATCTGGTGTATTTTGCCCTCCAGGATACCCGGACACCAGTCAAATGCAGTATTACCGCAGTTATTTTTAATATAATTTTGAGTATTATTTTGGTTAAACCACTGCAACTGGTGGGATTGGCCTTATCCAACTCATTGGCCTCAATTCTGAACATGTTGCTCGTGTACTGGTTGCTCACTCCCCGACTGCCCTCTCTGAAAAGCCGCGGGCTGTTAATGTCTCTGGCCAAGATTCTCGCGGCGTCTCTGGTTATGGGTGCAGTGACCTACTTGACGGCGCTAGGGCTGGAAACTCGACTGGATTTAGCCTACACCAGCCACCGGGCCGTCCAGGTTGGCGCGGCGATAATTGTGGGGGTAGCGAGTTATGGAATAGCTTTATTTGTCTTCCGTTTGGATGAGGCTTTTACCATGTTAAATTATTTCCGGCGAAAACTGTTGGTCAGAAGCCAATAA
- a CDS encoding epoxyqueuosine reductase: MEWQERLKQAALEHGWDYFGVAEISKYHDYMATFCGDFIRQFPRAISLVIRLADAVVDPVESQEQDKILSFHNYIYYAVDYLQNTGTVKLARAIEKNGWKAFPVPASYNLYPSKQAGLVSHKLVARLAGLGWIGKNSLFLTPNDGPRVRLATILTDAPLATGTPMESKCRGCHLCVEACPGGAIHGREFNENEPDELRLDPVKCKQFIENRKKEWGIVLERCVCGMCVAICPYGKQRSGRRQIV, translated from the coding sequence GTGGAGTGGCAAGAGAGACTTAAGCAAGCTGCCCTGGAACACGGGTGGGATTATTTCGGCGTGGCTGAGATCAGCAAATACCATGACTACATGGCGACATTCTGCGGTGATTTTATCCGGCAATTCCCGCGGGCAATATCTCTGGTCATCAGATTAGCTGACGCGGTAGTCGATCCTGTTGAATCTCAAGAACAGGATAAGATTTTATCATTTCACAACTACATTTATTATGCTGTGGACTATCTCCAAAACACCGGTACGGTTAAGTTAGCCAGAGCGATAGAAAAGAATGGCTGGAAAGCCTTCCCTGTTCCTGCTTCCTATAATTTGTATCCTTCTAAACAGGCCGGACTGGTTTCCCATAAACTAGTAGCTCGGCTGGCAGGACTGGGATGGATCGGTAAAAACAGCCTTTTTCTAACCCCAAATGATGGCCCAAGGGTACGGCTAGCGACAATACTAACCGATGCTCCATTGGCGACAGGAACGCCAATGGAATCCAAATGTCGAGGCTGTCACTTATGTGTTGAGGCATGTCCTGGTGGAGCGATCCATGGGCGGGAGTTTAATGAAAATGAGCCAGACGAATTGCGTCTGGATCCGGTCAAATGCAAACAATTTATCGAAAACCGGAAGAAGGAATGGGGAATTGTCCTGGAACGCTGTGTTTGCGGCATGTGTGTGGCGATTTGCCCTTATGGGAAGCAACGTTCTGGCCGCAGACAAATAGTTTAA
- a CDS encoding copper-translocating P-type ATPase, which yields MDKRAAQPREAKTSLKISGMSCVACANRIAKGLSSLPGVVEANVNFASEKATVEYDPNVVSLQDLVKKVNELGYSVPTEKVDLRILGMSCVACAGRVEKKLSSLPGVMRANVNFATEKATVEYNAGLVSIDELKQAVAEAGYEARAAEDKRDLDREKAERGREIRRQMSLFIFSAALSLPLLLIMFSELFGFQLPSFLRSRITQFILATPVQFVAGYQFYRGAYIALKNKSANMDVLVALGTTAAYLYSVAATFFIEHGHVYYETSAIIISLIILGKMLEAIAKGRTSEAIKKLMGLQARTARIVRNGQELEIPIEEVLVGDIVVVRPGEKIPVDGIIREGYSTVDESMLTGESIPVDKKVGDEVIGATLNKHGTFKFEATRIGKDTTLAQIIKIVEEAQGSKAPIQRLADVISSYFVPAVVGIALVTFALWYWEVDPGNFTRALINFTAVLVIACPCALGLATPTSIMVGTGKGAENGILIKGGEHLEKAHRLTAVILDKTGTITKGEPEVTEIITLGAFAGKENYILKLAGITEKNSEHPLAEAIVRKAKELGEEIPDPQDFQAIPGRGVRTSVDGHAVLIGTRKLMLENGVEIQSVVDKLEALENEGKTAMLMAVDQQMAAIIAVADTVKEHSTEAVRELKKLGIEVWMITGDNQRTAKAIAQQVGIDNVLAEVLPEDKANEVQRLRDQGKVVAMVGDGINDAPALATADVGIAIGTGTDVAMEAADITLMKGDLRGIVAAIKLSKATMRNIKQNLFWALFYNTLGIPIAALGLLNPVIAGGAMAFSSVSVVSNALRLKRFNPRR from the coding sequence ATGGATAAAAGGGCAGCCCAACCTCGTGAAGCCAAGACAAGTCTCAAGATTTCGGGAATGTCCTGCGTCGCCTGTGCCAATCGGATCGCTAAAGGTCTTTCAAGCTTACCTGGCGTGGTGGAGGCTAATGTTAATTTTGCCAGCGAAAAAGCCACGGTAGAATATGACCCGAATGTAGTTAGCCTTCAAGATTTGGTTAAAAAGGTGAACGAGCTGGGATATTCTGTTCCGACTGAAAAGGTTGATTTGAGAATATTGGGGATGAGTTGCGTCGCTTGTGCCGGACGAGTGGAGAAGAAACTCAGCAGTCTCCCCGGGGTGATGCGGGCGAATGTCAACTTTGCCACGGAGAAGGCCACGGTCGAGTACAACGCCGGGCTGGTCAGCATCGATGAGCTCAAACAAGCCGTGGCGGAGGCTGGCTATGAAGCTCGCGCGGCGGAAGACAAACGCGACCTGGACCGCGAAAAGGCCGAAAGGGGGCGGGAGATTCGGCGACAGATGTCCCTGTTCATCTTTTCCGCCGCGCTTTCCCTGCCGCTGCTCCTGATCATGTTTAGCGAGCTGTTCGGATTTCAACTTCCATCGTTCCTTAGGTCCCGAATTACTCAATTTATCCTGGCCACGCCGGTTCAGTTTGTCGCCGGCTACCAGTTCTACCGTGGTGCTTATATCGCTCTCAAAAACAAGAGCGCGAACATGGATGTCCTGGTCGCCCTTGGAACTACCGCGGCTTACCTGTATAGCGTCGCCGCGACTTTCTTCATCGAACACGGCCACGTTTATTACGAGACTAGCGCGATTATTATCTCGCTGATCATCCTGGGCAAAATGCTGGAAGCCATTGCTAAAGGACGTACTTCGGAGGCGATCAAGAAACTGATGGGGCTTCAGGCCAGGACAGCCCGGATCGTTAGAAACGGTCAGGAACTGGAGATACCAATTGAGGAGGTCCTGGTAGGCGATATTGTCGTTGTTCGACCAGGGGAGAAGATTCCTGTTGATGGCATCATCCGCGAAGGTTACTCAACGGTAGATGAATCCATGCTGACCGGGGAGAGTATCCCGGTGGATAAAAAAGTTGGCGATGAAGTGATCGGGGCCACGCTCAATAAACACGGTACATTTAAATTCGAAGCGACGAGGATCGGCAAAGACACCACCCTCGCCCAAATTATCAAGATCGTTGAAGAAGCCCAGGGCTCAAAAGCGCCGATTCAGCGGCTGGCCGACGTGATTTCCAGCTATTTTGTTCCGGCCGTGGTTGGCATTGCTCTAGTCACCTTTGCGCTCTGGTATTGGGAAGTTGACCCGGGCAACTTTACCCGCGCCCTGATCAACTTTACCGCGGTCCTGGTAATTGCTTGCCCTTGTGCCCTGGGATTGGCCACGCCGACCTCGATTATGGTCGGCACCGGGAAGGGAGCGGAAAACGGTATCCTGATTAAAGGTGGCGAGCACCTGGAAAAAGCGCACCGTCTTACCGCGGTAATTCTCGATAAGACCGGGACGATTACGAAAGGGGAGCCCGAGGTCACCGAGATCATAACTCTGGGTGCATTCGCCGGAAAAGAAAACTATATTCTTAAGTTGGCCGGCATCACCGAGAAGAATTCTGAGCATCCGCTGGCGGAAGCGATCGTTAGGAAGGCTAAGGAATTGGGGGAAGAAATTCCTGATCCTCAGGATTTTCAGGCAATCCCAGGCCGCGGTGTGCGGACCAGTGTTGACGGACATGCTGTACTAATCGGGACGAGAAAGCTCATGCTCGAAAATGGGGTGGAAATTCAATCGGTCGTCGATAAGCTGGAAGCCCTCGAAAATGAAGGGAAAACAGCAATGTTGATGGCTGTCGATCAGCAAATGGCCGCGATAATTGCTGTAGCTGACACCGTCAAGGAACACTCCACCGAGGCGGTTCGCGAACTGAAAAAACTGGGAATCGAAGTCTGGATGATCACCGGGGACAATCAGCGAACAGCTAAGGCCATCGCTCAACAGGTTGGGATAGATAATGTCTTGGCAGAGGTATTACCTGAAGACAAGGCCAATGAAGTGCAAAGGCTGCGCGACCAGGGAAAGGTGGTCGCCATGGTGGGAGACGGCATCAACGATGCGCCCGCTCTGGCGACGGCGGATGTCGGAATCGCCATTGGTACCGGTACTGATGTGGCCATGGAAGCTGCTGACATCACCCTGATGAAAGGCGATCTTCGCGGTATAGTCGCGGCGATTAAGCTGAGCAAGGCGACTATGCGTAACATCAAGCAAAACCTGTTCTGGGCTCTTTTTTACAATACCCTGGGAATTCCCATTGCCGCGCTGGGGCTGCTCAACCCGGTAATCGCCGGCGGAGCTATGGCTTTCAGTTCCGTCTCGGTCGTTTCCAACGCCCTGCGTTTGAAACGGTTTAATCCGAGGCGCTAG
- a CDS encoding aminotransferase class V-fold PLP-dependent enzyme: MIYLDNAATSWPKPDIVYTTMDQFLRKTGANPGRAGHKMAVEAERMILETRARLARFFNAPAAERVIFTLNATDSLNIALKGLLKPGDHVITSHLEHNSVVRPLNRLMALRIEVTRVVNDPFSNIDLEHLRKSIRPNTRLIVINHASNRE; this comes from the coding sequence ATGATCTACCTTGACAACGCGGCCACGTCCTGGCCAAAGCCAGACATTGTTTATACCACAATGGATCAGTTCCTGCGCAAGACCGGAGCCAACCCGGGGAGGGCCGGGCACAAGATGGCGGTAGAGGCGGAACGAATGATTCTGGAAACCAGAGCCCGGCTTGCCCGCTTCTTTAACGCGCCGGCGGCGGAACGGGTCATATTCACTCTTAACGCCACCGATTCGCTCAACATCGCTCTGAAGGGTTTGCTCAAACCTGGCGACCACGTGATCACCAGTCACCTGGAACACAATTCCGTAGTTCGACCGCTTAACCGTTTGATGGCGTTAAGAATCGAGGTGACGCGGGTAGTCAATGACCCATTTAGTAATATCGATCTGGAGCACCTGAGGAAATCGATTAGACCAAACACGCGCTTAATCGTCATTAACCACGCTTCAAATCGTGAGTAA
- the nifU gene encoding Fe-S cluster assembly scaffold protein NifU: MYSEKVMDHFINPRNVGEVSDANGIGEVGNAVCGDIMRISIKVEEGKIVDVKFRTFGCAAAIATSSMVTELVKGKSLEEAMSISNRAVAAALDGLPPQKMHCSNLAADALHKAIADYHAKGKAS; encoded by the coding sequence ATGTATAGCGAAAAAGTGATGGACCACTTCATAAACCCCAGGAACGTCGGAGAAGTATCAGACGCCAATGGGATCGGCGAGGTGGGGAACGCGGTTTGTGGCGACATCATGCGGATCTCCATCAAGGTTGAGGAAGGTAAGATTGTCGATGTGAAGTTTCGGACATTTGGCTGTGCCGCGGCCATTGCCACCAGCAGCATGGTGACCGAATTGGTTAAGGGCAAAAGCCTCGAGGAAGCTATGAGCATATCTAACCGGGCAGTCGCGGCGGCTTTAGACGGTCTGCCGCCCCAGAAAATGCACTGCTCCAACCTGGCGGCCGATGCGCTGCACAAAGCTATCGCAGACTACCACGCCAAGGGGAAGGCTTCTTAG
- a CDS encoding homoserine O-acetyltransferase translates to MTLFKPPHDFLTESGRRLGPITVAYETYGHLNEAGTNAILICHALTGDAHAAGSYTGDDVLPGWWDGLIGPGKAFDTDHYFVVCSNVLGGCQGTTGPSSVNPATGRPYGTDFPIVTIRDMVRVQRELLRHLGVNQLVCVAGGSMGGMQVLEWGVMFPGFMQSIIPIAVSAFSTPQQIAYNYAGRYAIMSDPAWQNGNYYPGPGPVHGLITARAIGTITYKTDATWLTRFGRRLQYGDSDPYQWGTKFAIESYLEYQGHSLIKRFDANSYLYLTRAIDLYDLGRDGTPEGWKNALTRVTASSLVISINSDILYPPYQQEAIAETLAKKGKDVTYYELDSPYGHDAFLIEFAVLDRVIGAFLKRIQRSCEKPMNSEINTASLA, encoded by the coding sequence ATGACGTTATTCAAACCCCCGCACGATTTTTTAACGGAAAGTGGCCGGCGCTTAGGGCCAATCACGGTGGCCTACGAAACTTATGGTCACCTCAATGAGGCCGGGACCAACGCTATTCTAATCTGTCACGCCCTGACGGGGGATGCTCACGCGGCTGGTTCTTATACCGGCGATGATGTTCTCCCCGGGTGGTGGGACGGATTGATCGGCCCGGGGAAGGCTTTTGACACTGATCATTACTTTGTGGTATGTTCCAATGTTCTGGGCGGCTGTCAGGGAACAACCGGCCCATCTTCGGTTAACCCGGCGACGGGCCGTCCTTATGGTACTGACTTTCCCATCGTCACCATCAGGGATATGGTGCGCGTTCAGCGTGAGCTTCTCCGTCACCTGGGGGTGAACCAGTTGGTCTGTGTTGCCGGTGGATCAATGGGCGGCATGCAGGTGTTGGAGTGGGGGGTAATGTTCCCCGGCTTCATGCAGTCGATCATTCCGATTGCGGTTTCAGCGTTCAGTACCCCGCAACAAATCGCTTATAACTATGCTGGTCGCTACGCCATCATGAGTGACCCGGCTTGGCAAAATGGAAACTATTACCCCGGTCCAGGACCAGTTCATGGCCTGATCACGGCGCGGGCGATTGGTACCATAACTTATAAAACCGATGCAACCTGGCTTACTCGATTTGGCCGGCGTCTCCAATATGGTGACAGCGATCCTTACCAATGGGGAACCAAGTTTGCCATCGAGTCATATTTGGAGTATCAAGGACATTCGCTGATTAAAAGATTTGACGCTAATTCATATTTATACCTTACCCGGGCCATTGATCTTTACGATCTTGGTCGTGATGGTACGCCCGAAGGGTGGAAAAACGCGCTGACCAGGGTTACTGCCAGTTCGCTGGTCATCAGCATTAATTCCGATATTCTGTATCCTCCTTATCAGCAAGAGGCTATTGCCGAAACCTTGGCGAAAAAGGGGAAAGACGTAACTTACTACGAATTAGACTCACCCTATGGTCATGACGCCTTTCTGATTGAGTTTGCGGTTCTTGATCGGGTGATTGGGGCCTTCTTGAAACGCATTCAGCGGTCTTGTGAGAAGCCAATGAATTCAGAAATAAATACGGCCTCTTTGGCCTGA
- a CDS encoding DUF1540 domain-containing protein, with product MSKVMKCLCEECHYNMNLECHADGIEVRSNGDNKVDTSAGTCCHTFRRKG from the coding sequence ATGTCGAAGGTAATGAAATGCTTGTGCGAGGAGTGCCATTACAACATGAATTTAGAGTGTCATGCTGATGGTATCGAAGTCCGATCTAATGGGGACAACAAGGTAGATACATCAGCGGGAACCTGTTGCCATACCTTTAGAAGAAAAGGATAA
- a CDS encoding 2-phosphosulfolactate phosphatase, which yields MELIVYDVAARTPVEELENRVVVVIDILRTISVMVTALHNGACGIIPVLSIEEAEERAAQFVSGFCLRGGEQGALKIPHFDLGNSPLEYSPEVVRGKTIILTTSNGTRAIRRVQVANHILIGSFLNARAAATRAYQLANEMDSDLVVLCAGMGDRFSLDDYFCAGLICRLIEALDCEHNRLDWLTVRSRRGLYMKTFVMTR from the coding sequence ATGGAACTTATTGTTTACGACGTAGCTGCCCGGACGCCAGTGGAGGAACTGGAGAACAGGGTAGTGGTAGTGATTGATATTCTCCGAACAATCAGCGTCATGGTTACCGCACTCCATAATGGCGCTTGTGGAATTATTCCTGTCCTCTCGATTGAAGAAGCGGAAGAGAGGGCGGCACAATTTGTTTCTGGCTTTTGTCTGCGGGGTGGAGAGCAAGGCGCCTTGAAAATCCCCCACTTTGATCTAGGAAATTCGCCACTGGAATATAGCCCTGAGGTTGTCCGCGGTAAAACCATTATTCTGACAACCTCTAACGGCACGCGGGCGATTCGGCGAGTTCAGGTAGCGAACCACATCCTCATTGGCTCTTTTTTAAACGCTCGGGCGGCAGCAACCCGGGCATATCAATTGGCCAATGAAATGGATTCTGACCTGGTTGTTCTCTGCGCAGGCATGGGTGATCGCTTTTCCCTGGATGACTATTTTTGTGCCGGTTTAATTTGCCGTTTGATTGAAGCCCTGGACTGCGAGCACAATCGACTGGACTGGCTGACAGTGCGGTCGCGGCGCGGTCTATATATGAAAACTTTCGTAATGACCCGCTGA
- the nifS gene encoding cysteine desulfurase NifS, producing MRRVYLDHSATTPVHPEVIKAMTKSMSSNWGNPSSIHAFGREARRDVEKARSQVADLVGAKPEEIYFTSGGTEADNLALIGIAMANGQKKRHIITSAIEHHAVLHTCEFLEKNGFKVTYLPVDEFGRVRLADVEEALTEETLLISVMHANNEVGTIQPIAEISRLARAKGVYVHTDAVQTLGKIPVNVNDLGVDLMSLSGHKIYGPKGIGCLYIKKGTRIHPTTFGGGQENKRRAGTENVPGIVGFGQAAELAGQSLESEAARLKSLRDRLEQGIFSTIPHVKLNGHPTERLPGHLNVSIEYVEGESLLLSLDLKGIAASSGSACTSGSLEPSHVLMAMGLSPATAHGSLRLTLGRENTEEDIDYVLRELPPIVERLREMSSLYVGQKGAAKHV from the coding sequence ATGCGACGAGTATACCTCGACCACAGCGCTACCACCCCGGTTCACCCCGAAGTCATTAAAGCGATGACCAAAAGCATGAGCAGTAATTGGGGGAATCCTTCCAGTATTCACGCTTTTGGCCGTGAGGCCCGGCGGGATGTGGAAAAGGCGAGATCCCAAGTGGCAGATCTGGTTGGAGCTAAACCGGAGGAAATCTATTTTACCAGCGGGGGCACAGAAGCCGATAATCTGGCATTGATCGGTATCGCCATGGCTAACGGTCAAAAAAAACGGCACATAATTACCTCGGCGATCGAGCACCACGCCGTCCTGCACACCTGCGAGTTTTTGGAAAAAAACGGTTTCAAAGTAACCTATCTACCGGTTGACGAATTTGGGAGGGTGAGATTGGCAGATGTCGAAGAAGCTCTCACGGAGGAAACGCTCTTAATTTCGGTCATGCACGCCAATAATGAAGTCGGGACGATTCAACCGATAGCCGAGATCAGCCGGCTGGCCAGGGCCAAAGGAGTCTACGTGCATACCGACGCGGTCCAGACGCTCGGAAAGATCCCGGTCAATGTAAACGACCTGGGGGTAGACCTCATGTCACTCTCCGGACACAAGATTTACGGACCAAAGGGCATTGGCTGTTTGTACATTAAGAAAGGCACCCGGATTCATCCCACCACTTTCGGGGGAGGGCAGGAGAACAAGCGGCGAGCCGGCACAGAGAACGTGCCTGGAATCGTCGGATTTGGCCAGGCGGCGGAATTGGCTGGACAATCCCTGGAAAGTGAAGCCGCCCGGCTGAAGTCCTTACGCGACCGGCTGGAGCAAGGGATTTTTTCCACAATTCCACACGTTAAGCTAAATGGTCATCCGACCGAACGACTACCTGGCCACTTAAATGTGAGCATTGAATACGTTGAGGGGGAATCACTCCTGCTGAGTCTTGATCTCAAAGGCATTGCCGCTTCCAGTGGTTCAGCCTGTACCTCAGGTTCTTTGGAACCTTCGCACGTGTTAATGGCCATGGGTTTATCGCCTGCCACCGCGCATGGCTCCCTGCGGCTGACCCTGGGTCGAGAAAATACCGAGGAAGACATTGATTACGTGCTACGTGAGTTGCCACCCATCGTCGAACGGTTACGTGAAATGTCAAGTCTCTATGTCGGTCAGAAAGGAGCGGCCAAACATGTATAG